One region of Carya illinoinensis cultivar Pawnee chromosome 8, C.illinoinensisPawnee_v1, whole genome shotgun sequence genomic DNA includes:
- the LOC122317989 gene encoding glycosyltransferase BC10-like isoform X1, with product MKKVSAWRRSIGDTMSGSRRRLRLMGLILTWTIVLVSLASIFLFGVYIHPPRSSIACSVFSSGGCAVPEQHPSQELSDDQIAARVVLKEILKIPPIQSKNPKIAFMFLASGSLPSEEIWDNFFRGHEGRFSVYVHSSNEKPVHVSPYFEGRDIRSEKVVWGKISMVDAEKRLLANALVDPDNQQFVLLSESILDPGPHGVGRYSECMFPEVKIDDFRKASQWFSLKRQHAVMAISDSFYYRKFSLYCRPNMDGEHCYSDENYLATLFHMLILLAFQIGL from the exons ATGAAGAAAGTTTCTGCATGGCGCCGAAGCATAGGAGACACAATGTCTGGGTCAAGACGGAGATTACGTTTAATGGGGCTAATTTTAACATGGACTATTGTCTTGGTTTCTTTGGCGAGCATTTTTCTGTTTGGTGTCTATATTCACCCACCAAGAAGCTCAATTGCATGCTCTGTCTTTTCTTCTGGTGGTTGTGCTGTGCCGGAACAGCATCCTTCACAGGAATTAAGTGATGATCAGATTGCGGCTCGAgttgtattaaaagaaattttgaagatacCACCTATTCAatcaaaaaacccaaaaattgCTTTCATGTTTCTGGCTTCAGGTTCATTACCTTCCGAGGAGATCTGGGATAACTTTTTCCGT GGCCATGAGGGCAGATTCTCTGTTTATGTACATTCATCTAATGAAAAACCAGTGCATGTTAGCCCCTATTTCGAGGGCCGGGACATTCGGAGTGAGAAG GTGGTCTGGGGAAAAATCTCCATGGTTGATGCAGAGAAGAGGCTTTTGGCAAATGCACTCGTAGACCCTGATAACCAGCAGTTTGTACTGCTGTCTGAAAG CATCTTGGATCCTGGCCCACACGGAGTAGGCAGGTATTCAGAGTGTATGTTTCCTGAGGTTAAAATAGATGATTTCCGGAAGGCTTCACAG TGGTTCTCCCTGAAGCGGCAGCATGCTGTAATGGCTATATCTGACAGTTTTTACTACAGGAAATTCAGCCTTTACTGCAGG CCAAATATGGATGGGGAGCACTGTTATTCAGATGAGAATTACTTGGCAACTCTATTTCAT ATGCTGATCCTGCTGGCATTTCAAATTGGGCTGTAA
- the LOC122317989 gene encoding glycosyltransferase BC10-like isoform X4: MKKVSAWRRSIGDTMSGSRRRLRLMGLILTWTIVLVSLASIFLFGVYIHPPRSSIACSVFSSGGCAVPEQHPSQELSDDQIAARVVLKEILKIPPIQSKNPKIAFMFLASGSLPSEEIWDNFFRVVWGKISMVDAEKRLLANALVDPDNQQFVLLSESILDPGPHGVGRYSECMFPEVKIDDFRKASQWFSLKRQHAVMAISDSFYYRKFSLYCRPNMDGEHCYSDENYLATLFHMLILLAFQIGL, from the exons ATGAAGAAAGTTTCTGCATGGCGCCGAAGCATAGGAGACACAATGTCTGGGTCAAGACGGAGATTACGTTTAATGGGGCTAATTTTAACATGGACTATTGTCTTGGTTTCTTTGGCGAGCATTTTTCTGTTTGGTGTCTATATTCACCCACCAAGAAGCTCAATTGCATGCTCTGTCTTTTCTTCTGGTGGTTGTGCTGTGCCGGAACAGCATCCTTCACAGGAATTAAGTGATGATCAGATTGCGGCTCGAgttgtattaaaagaaattttgaagatacCACCTATTCAatcaaaaaacccaaaaattgCTTTCATGTTTCTGGCTTCAGGTTCATTACCTTCCGAGGAGATCTGGGATAACTTTTTCCGT GTGGTCTGGGGAAAAATCTCCATGGTTGATGCAGAGAAGAGGCTTTTGGCAAATGCACTCGTAGACCCTGATAACCAGCAGTTTGTACTGCTGTCTGAAAG CATCTTGGATCCTGGCCCACACGGAGTAGGCAGGTATTCAGAGTGTATGTTTCCTGAGGTTAAAATAGATGATTTCCGGAAGGCTTCACAG TGGTTCTCCCTGAAGCGGCAGCATGCTGTAATGGCTATATCTGACAGTTTTTACTACAGGAAATTCAGCCTTTACTGCAGG CCAAATATGGATGGGGAGCACTGTTATTCAGATGAGAATTACTTGGCAACTCTATTTCAT ATGCTGATCCTGCTGGCATTTCAAATTGGGCTGTAA
- the LOC122319209 gene encoding flowering-promoting factor 1-like: protein MSGVWIFRPDGVFGPQVGSHQSESSYDGGQGSSSRRKVLVHLPTGQVVSSYSSLEQILMGLGWERYYGSNSNLLQFHKQSSIDLISLPREFSKFNSVYMYDIVVKIPNIFHVRDM, encoded by the coding sequence ATGTCAGGGGTTTGGATTTTCAGGCCAGATGGCGTATTTGGACCTCAGGTTGGAAGTCATCAATCAGAGTCCTCCTACGATGGAGGGCAAGGAAGTAGTTCTAGGAGAAAGGTTTTGGTGCACTTACCAACCGGACAGGTGGTATCATCCTACTCCTCCCTGGAGCAAATCTTGATGGGTTTAGGGTGGGAGAGATATTATGGAAGTAACTCCAACCTCCTCCAATTTCACAAGCAATCTTCCATTGACCTAATTTCTCTCCCAAGGGAATTCTCCAAGTTCAACTCCGTTTACATGTACGATATTGTCGTTAAAATTCCCAATATCTTCCACGTCCGAGATATGTGA
- the LOC122274331 gene encoding uncharacterized protein LOC122274331, whose amino-acid sequence MAPRKRGDVQEEPAKPKLSTRVTRSSAKRAGNTNLADLVVDWPQPELPKKKKAKKAVSKEVKGEDSSEVAKTKTIVIEHCKQCNSFKTRAIQVKEGLEKGVFGITVVVNPDKPRRGCFEIREEGGETFISLLDMKRPFAPMKALNMGKVISDITDKIK is encoded by the exons ATGGCGCCCAGGAAACGTGGAGACGTGCAGGAGGAGCCAGCGAAGCCCAAGTTGTCAACGAGGGTGACACGGAGCTCGGCCAAGCGAGCGGGCAATACAAACTTGGCTGACCTCGTGGTTGATTGGCCCCAGCCGGAGTTgccgaagaagaagaaagcaaagaagGCTGTCAGCAAGGAAGTGAAAGGGGAGGACAGTTCGGAAGTGGCGAAGACCAAGACCATAGTGATTGAGCACTG CAAACAATGCAATTCATTCAAGACAAGGGCTATTCAGGTGAAAGAAGGTTTGGAGAAAGGTGTTTTTGGTATCACAGTGGTGGTCAATCCTGATAAG CCAAGAAGGGGTTGCTTTGAAATACGGGAGGAAGGTGGAGAGACATTCATCAGTCTTCTG GACATGAAGCGACCATTTGCACCAATGAAGGCTCTGAATATGGGTAAAGTCATCTCTGATATTACCGACAAGATCAAATGA
- the LOC122317989 gene encoding glycosyltransferase BC10-like isoform X5, giving the protein MFLASGSLPSEEIWDNFFRGHEGRFSVYVHSSNEKPVHVSPYFEGRDIRSEKVVWGKISMVDAEKRLLANALVDPDNQQFVLLSESILDPGPHGVGRYSECMFPEVKIDDFRKASQWFSLKRQHAVMAISDSFYYRKFSLYCRPNMDGEHCYSDENYLATLFHMLILLAFQIGL; this is encoded by the exons ATGTTTCTGGCTTCAGGTTCATTACCTTCCGAGGAGATCTGGGATAACTTTTTCCGT GGCCATGAGGGCAGATTCTCTGTTTATGTACATTCATCTAATGAAAAACCAGTGCATGTTAGCCCCTATTTCGAGGGCCGGGACATTCGGAGTGAGAAG GTGGTCTGGGGAAAAATCTCCATGGTTGATGCAGAGAAGAGGCTTTTGGCAAATGCACTCGTAGACCCTGATAACCAGCAGTTTGTACTGCTGTCTGAAAG CATCTTGGATCCTGGCCCACACGGAGTAGGCAGGTATTCAGAGTGTATGTTTCCTGAGGTTAAAATAGATGATTTCCGGAAGGCTTCACAG TGGTTCTCCCTGAAGCGGCAGCATGCTGTAATGGCTATATCTGACAGTTTTTACTACAGGAAATTCAGCCTTTACTGCAGG CCAAATATGGATGGGGAGCACTGTTATTCAGATGAGAATTACTTGGCAACTCTATTTCAT ATGCTGATCCTGCTGGCATTTCAAATTGGGCTGTAA
- the LOC122318228 gene encoding transcription factor MYB8-like, giving the protein MGRSSRISSKDGLAKGAWSALEDEILVDYVKTHGEGKWSNLAKHTGLKRCGKSCRLRWMNYLRPDIKRGNISGDEEELIMRMHKLLGNRWALIAGRLPGRTDNEIKNYWNSYIAKKAKDQFPSTRSVEIIDKKEDIRVDLQGGVALSCGVCPQQQGKEDAIQLNPDTKNAALTGPFSGNGLTKPKLELENTPTNFILGFSSEDFSNMLDYDFAKLNDGNINELKNAIEGDSSGTLLNPPLSQEITEKNGDLGSSSSAAEGDQPNNNNNYYNYNMVSAADLFQPLFLDSNDGWQVGDDIDILFSN; this is encoded by the exons ATGGGCAGAAGTTCTCGAATCAGTTCGAAGGACGGACTCGCCAAAGGAGCATGGTCTGCTCTTGAAGACGAAATCCTCGTAGATTATGTCAAAACCCATGGAGAAGGAAAATGGAGTAACCTTGCCAAACATACAG GGCTCAAGAGATGTGGAAAGAGTTGCAGACTTCGTTGGATGAATTACCTTAGACCAGACATAAAGAGAGGGAACATTTCAGGAGATGAAGAAGAACTAATCATGAGGATGCACAAGCTGTTAGGCAACAG ATGGGCTCTGATTGCAGGAAGGCTGCCAGGAAGAACGGACAATGAAATCAAGAATTACTGGAACTCCTATATAGCAAAGAAGGCTAAAGATCAGTTCCCATCAACAAGGTCTGTTGAGATTATTGACAAAAAGGAAGACATTAGAGTTGATCTTCAAGGTGGGGTGGCGCTGTCCTGTGGTGTCTGTCCGCAGCAGCAAGGGAAGGAAGACGCCATTCAATTAAATCCAGACACGAAGAACGCGGCATTAACAGGACCTTTCTCTGGCAACGGCTTAACCAAACCCAAGCTAGAACTAGAAAACACGCCGACGAACTTCATTCTGGGCTTTAGTTCGGAGGATTTTTCCAACATGCTTGATTACGATTTCGCGAAGCTCAATGACGGTAATATAAACGAGTTGAAAAACGCGATCGAAGGCGACAGCAGCGGCACTCTTCTTAATCCTCCTTTATCGCAGGAAATTACGGAAAAAAATGGCGACTTGGGTAGTAGTAGCAGTGCTGCTGAAGGTGACCaacctaataataataataattattataattataatatggtTTCTGCTGCAGATTTATTCCAGCCATTGTTTCTTGATTCAAATGATGGTTGGCAGGTTGGAGATGATATTGACATTTTGTTCTCCAACTAG
- the LOC122317989 gene encoding glycosyltransferase BC10-like isoform X2 gives MLGDTMSGSRRRLRLMGLILTWTIVLVSLASIFLFGVYIHPPRSSIACSVFSSGGCAVPEQHPSQELSDDQIAARVVLKEILKIPPIQSKNPKIAFMFLASGSLPSEEIWDNFFRGHEGRFSVYVHSSNEKPVHVSPYFEGRDIRSEKVVWGKISMVDAEKRLLANALVDPDNQQFVLLSESILDPGPHGVGRYSECMFPEVKIDDFRKASQWFSLKRQHAVMAISDSFYYRKFSLYCRPNMDGEHCYSDENYLATLFHMLILLAFQIGL, from the exons ATGT TAGGAGACACAATGTCTGGGTCAAGACGGAGATTACGTTTAATGGGGCTAATTTTAACATGGACTATTGTCTTGGTTTCTTTGGCGAGCATTTTTCTGTTTGGTGTCTATATTCACCCACCAAGAAGCTCAATTGCATGCTCTGTCTTTTCTTCTGGTGGTTGTGCTGTGCCGGAACAGCATCCTTCACAGGAATTAAGTGATGATCAGATTGCGGCTCGAgttgtattaaaagaaattttgaagatacCACCTATTCAatcaaaaaacccaaaaattgCTTTCATGTTTCTGGCTTCAGGTTCATTACCTTCCGAGGAGATCTGGGATAACTTTTTCCGT GGCCATGAGGGCAGATTCTCTGTTTATGTACATTCATCTAATGAAAAACCAGTGCATGTTAGCCCCTATTTCGAGGGCCGGGACATTCGGAGTGAGAAG GTGGTCTGGGGAAAAATCTCCATGGTTGATGCAGAGAAGAGGCTTTTGGCAAATGCACTCGTAGACCCTGATAACCAGCAGTTTGTACTGCTGTCTGAAAG CATCTTGGATCCTGGCCCACACGGAGTAGGCAGGTATTCAGAGTGTATGTTTCCTGAGGTTAAAATAGATGATTTCCGGAAGGCTTCACAG TGGTTCTCCCTGAAGCGGCAGCATGCTGTAATGGCTATATCTGACAGTTTTTACTACAGGAAATTCAGCCTTTACTGCAGG CCAAATATGGATGGGGAGCACTGTTATTCAGATGAGAATTACTTGGCAACTCTATTTCAT ATGCTGATCCTGCTGGCATTTCAAATTGGGCTGTAA
- the LOC122317989 gene encoding glycosyltransferase BC10-like isoform X3, with the protein MKKVSAWRRSIGDTMSGSRRRLRLMGLILTWTIVLVSLASIFLFGVYIHPPRSSIACSVFSSGGCAVPEQHPSQELSDDQIAARVVLKEILKIPPIQSKNPKIAFMFLASGSLPSEEIWDNFFRGHEGRFSVYVHSSNEKPVHVSPYFEGRDIRSEKVVWGKISMVDAEKRLLANALVDPDNQQFVLLSESILDPGPHGVGRYSECMFPEVKIDDFRKASQWFSLKRQHAVMAISDSFYYRKFSLYCRKGIRVQAS; encoded by the exons ATGAAGAAAGTTTCTGCATGGCGCCGAAGCATAGGAGACACAATGTCTGGGTCAAGACGGAGATTACGTTTAATGGGGCTAATTTTAACATGGACTATTGTCTTGGTTTCTTTGGCGAGCATTTTTCTGTTTGGTGTCTATATTCACCCACCAAGAAGCTCAATTGCATGCTCTGTCTTTTCTTCTGGTGGTTGTGCTGTGCCGGAACAGCATCCTTCACAGGAATTAAGTGATGATCAGATTGCGGCTCGAgttgtattaaaagaaattttgaagatacCACCTATTCAatcaaaaaacccaaaaattgCTTTCATGTTTCTGGCTTCAGGTTCATTACCTTCCGAGGAGATCTGGGATAACTTTTTCCGT GGCCATGAGGGCAGATTCTCTGTTTATGTACATTCATCTAATGAAAAACCAGTGCATGTTAGCCCCTATTTCGAGGGCCGGGACATTCGGAGTGAGAAG GTGGTCTGGGGAAAAATCTCCATGGTTGATGCAGAGAAGAGGCTTTTGGCAAATGCACTCGTAGACCCTGATAACCAGCAGTTTGTACTGCTGTCTGAAAG CATCTTGGATCCTGGCCCACACGGAGTAGGCAGGTATTCAGAGTGTATGTTTCCTGAGGTTAAAATAGATGATTTCCGGAAGGCTTCACAG TGGTTCTCCCTGAAGCGGCAGCATGCTGTAATGGCTATATCTGACAGTTTTTACTACAGGAAATTCAGCCTTTACTGCAGG AAGGGGATCAGAGTCCAAGCAAGTTAA